In Gossypium raimondii isolate GPD5lz chromosome 12, ASM2569854v1, whole genome shotgun sequence, a single window of DNA contains:
- the LOC105765522 gene encoding uncharacterized protein LOC105765522 translates to MRSVNDSVETVNAAASAIVSAESRVQPTTVQKKRWGSCWSFYWCFGSHKSSKRIGHAVLVPEPVVPGALVSTAENASNPTGIVMPFIAPPSSPASFLQSDPPSATQSPAGLLSLTALSVNAYSPRGPASIFAIGPYAHETQLVTPPVFSALTTEPSTAPFTPPPESVQLTTPSSPEVPFAQLLTSSLERARRNSGINQKFGLSHYEFQSYQIYPGSPGGNLISPGSVISNSGTSSPFPDRRPILEFRMGEAPKTLGFEHFTTRKWGSRLGSGSLTPDGLGQGSRLGSECVTPDGMGLGSRLGSGSLTPDGLGPASRDGFPIESQNSEVALLSNPPNGPKNDEIIVDHRVSFELSGEDVARCLKNKSLVSSRTMPDYEYPNDLVAQGRIEKDEKVSGEAEEDHCYQKHRSVTLGSIKEFNFDNRKGEASEKPTVRSEWWANEKVAGKEARPGNNWTFFPMLQPEVS, encoded by the exons ATGAGAAGTGTAAACGACAGCGTTGAAACCGTTAACGCCGCTGCCTCCGCCATCGTCTCCGCCGAGTCTAGAGTTCAGCCCACCACCGTTCAG AAGAAAAGATGGGGAAGCTGCTGGAGCTTTTACTGGTGTTTTGGATCTCATAAGAGCAGTAAACGAATTGGCCATGCTGTCCTTGTCCCTGAACCAGTGGTACCTGGAGCTTTGGTTTCAACCGCTGAAAATGCAAGTAACCCAACGGGCATTGTAATGCCTTTTATTGCTCCTCCCTCATCTCCTGCATCATTCCTGCAATCGGATCCTCCATCTGCCACCCAATCACCGGCTGGATTGCTATCTCTAACTGCCCTTTCAGTTAATGCCTACTCTCCCCGTGGACCTGCATCCATTTTTGCCATAGGCCCTTATGCACATGAAACCCAGTTAGTCACACCACCTGTATTCTCTGCCTTGACAACTGAACCATCCACTGCTCCTTTTACACCCCCTCCTGAATCTGTTCAACTGACTACACCTTCATCCCCTGAAGTACCATTTGCTCAATTGTTGACATCTTCGTTGGAGCGTGCTCGGAGAAACAGTGGGATCAACCAGAAGTTTGGATTGTCCCATTATGAATTCCAATCTTATCAAATATACCCTGGGAGCCCTGGTGGTAATCTCATATCACCTGGGTCGGTAATCTCTAATTCTGGAACATCCTCTCCTTTCCCTGATAGACGTCCAATACTCGAGTTCCGCATGGGTGAGGCTCCCAAAACCTTAGGATTCGAACATTTTACGACTCGCAAATGGGGTTCAAGGTTAGGATCTGGATCTTTGACACCAGATGGACTGGGGCAAGGTTCAAGGCTAGGTTCTGAATGTGTAACTCCAGATGGTATGGGGTTGGGTTCAAGATTGGGTTCAGGATCATTGACACCTGATGGTTTGGGTCCTGCCTCAAGAGATGGTTTTCCTATAGAGAGTCAGAATTCCGAGGTTGCGTTGCTTTCTAACCCTCCAAATGGACCTAAAAACGATGAGATTATAGTTGATCACAGGGTCTCTTTTGAATTGAGCGGCGAAGATGTTGCACGCTGTCTGAAAAACAAATCATTGGTATCAAGCAGAACCATGCCGGATTATGAATATCCAAATGACTTGGTGGCGCAAGGCAGgatagaaaaagatgaaaaggtTTCAGGAGAAGCTGAAGAGGACCATTGTTATCAAAAGCATCGTTCAGTTACTCTTGGGTCAATTAAAGAATTCAACTTTGACAACAGAAAAGGAGAAGCTTCCGAGAAGCCCACCGTCAGGTCCGAGTGGTGGGCTAACGAAAAGGTTGCCGGAAAGGAAGCTAGGCCAGGTAACAATTGGACTTTCTTCCCTATGTTACAGCCGGAGGTCAGTTGA
- the LOC105765523 gene encoding uncharacterized protein LOC105765523 isoform X2 has protein sequence MKSEDLNDSLDTFIRQAIGKEPFLPFSRTGDSPVQWIQLLHALDQQDIPGWPLLSPLKVQAQKCDKCSREFCSPINYRRHIRVHHRLKKLDKDSAKNRDLLAAFWDKLSEDEAKEVVSFKDVLLEGVPGSSVIKSLTTHVKRQGFSALPQVCLRAGSALLDLVQARPSIFPISSQELFSILDDASERTFLCGAAVSMQKYIFDGEAGKIGLETKNLVACTSFLVEQKLVKEWLADKDAEALRCQKLLVEEEEAAQKRQVELLERKRQKKLRQKEQKAKEQRHWELEESKPNMDDLLEVNTLAETSSPSAVDSDGQNPLMSTDQIIPSVEPNLFSKLEENVDYEIQTGFSNGYSDPGISQNIERRTEQVGHRHIVVARRQTPPNSQRGVLNDFHASQNSHGFKCGGINKHGTNRERFAPIGNGNKIWSQKPKAVNEGESLKIRMEKQAANQLNQNKNHELLIGSISVTLENYSNHDGNNLAEACDRSLAECRIPKNNVQEKSSKLDPVQGVTNRSTIKFWRPVSRHESKSSSPVQNGASESEVQVIAEKDGARTSSNETCLRSCSTDGIDGVVSMDLISTLKESVQPESSQFDSHTAKAILAQRWKEALAGEHVTLVLTPNLDPPGCSEIEADSSEKLVVKARAFEASTAGPARGKFRRKPEKGAKIKYIPKQRSAT, from the exons ATGAAATCAGAGGATCTAAATGATTCTTTGGACACCTTCATCAGACAAGCTATTGGAAAAGAACCTTTCCTTCCCTTCTCAAGGACTGGTGACAGCCCGGTTCAATGGATTCAATTGCTCCATGCCTTAGACCAACAAG ATATCCCTGGCTGGCCATTACTCTCTCCTCTGAAGGTGCAGGCGCAGAAGTGTGATAAGTGTTCACGAGAATTTTGTTCACCCATTAACTATAGAAGGCATATACGTGTGCACCATAGATTGAAAAAACTTGATAAG GATTCTGCTAAAAATAGGGATCTATTAGCAGCATTTTGGGATAAG CTATCAGAGGATGAGGCAAAGGAAGTCGTATCATTCAAGGATGTCTTACTGGAg GGAGTTCCAGGATCTTCAGTTATAAAATCATTGACTACACATGTAAAGAGGCAGGGGTTTTCTGCTTTGCCACAAGTTTGCTTGAGGGCAGGTTCTGCTCTTCTG GACCTTGTGCAAGCTAGACCTTCAATATTTCCAATATCTTCACAGGAACTATTTAGCATCCTTGATGATGCAAGTGAAAGGACTTTTCTTTGTGGCGCAGCTGTGTCAATGCAAAAATACATTTTTGATGGTGAAGCAGGAAAGATTGGTCTTGAAACCAAAAATTTGGTTGCTTGTACCAGCTTCTTGGTGGAACAGAAATTG GTTAAAGAATGGCTTGCGGATAAAGATGCTGAAGCTTTGAGGTGCCAGAAGTTACTGGTGGAGGAGGAAGAAGCTGCCCAGAAGAG GCAAGTCGAGCTTCTTGAGAGAAAGAGACAGAAAAAGCTTAGGCAGAAAGAGCAGAAAGCAAAGGAACAAAGACACTGGGAGTTGGAAGAAAGTAAGCCGAACATGGATGACCTGTTGGAGGTTAACACTCTTGCTGAAACATCCAGCCCATCTGCTGTTGATTCTGATGGACAAAATCCCCTCATGTCCACGGATCAAATTATCCCATCTGTGGAGCCCAATCTTTTTTCCAAGCTTGAAGAGAATGTAGATTATGAAATTCAAACGGGGTTCAGCAATGGATATAGTGATCCAGGAATTAGTCAGAATATTGAAAGACGAACGGAACAAGTTGGACATCGGCATATAGTTGTCGCTCGACGACAGACTCCGCCTAATTCACAACGAGGTGTCCTTAATGATTTCCATGCTAGTCAGAATTCTCATGGATTTAAATGCGGAGGCATTAACAAGCATGGAACAAACAGGGAAAGGTTTGCTCCGATAGGTAATGGTAATAAAATCTGGAGCCAAAAACCTAAAGCAGTAAATGAAGGGGAGAGTTTGAAAATTAGAATGGAGAAACAAGCAGCAAATCAACTGAATCAAAATAAGAACCATGAGCTTTTAATTGGTTCTATATCTGTCACGCTTGAAAATTATAGCAATCACGATGGAAACAATCTAGCTGAAGCATGTGACAGGAGCCTGGCTGAATGTCGAATACCAAAGAACAATGTTCAGGAGAAATCCAGCAAACTCGATCCTGTTCAGGGTGTTACGAACCGATCGACTATAAAGTTTTGGAGGCCAGTGAGTCGACATGAAAGCAAAAGTTCATCGCCAGTCCAAAATGGTGCTAGTGAATCTGAAGTGCAAGTGATTGCTGAGAAAGATGGAGCGCGTACCTCTTCCAATGAAACCTGTTTAAGGTCCTGTTCAACAGATGGTATTGATGGTGTGGTAAGCATGGATCTCATTTCAACGTTGAAGGAAAGTGTACAACCAGAGAGCTCGCAGTTCGACAGTCATACTGCCAAGGCCATTCTTGCTCAGA GGTGGAAGGAAGCTCTTGCAGGCGAACACGTGACATTGGTTCTCACCCCGAACCTTGATCCTCCAGGGTGCTCAGAAATTGAAGCTGATTCATCCGAAAAGTTGGTGGTTAAGGCAAGGGCTTTCGAGGCTTCAACTGCCGGACCTGCCCGAGGCAAGTTCAGAAGAAAGCCGGAAAAGGGTGCAAAGATAAAGTACATTCCGAAACAAAGATCCGCCACCTAA
- the LOC105765523 gene encoding uncharacterized protein LOC105765523 isoform X1, with product MPVAKLKAANSANLMKSEDLNDSLDTFIRQAIGKEPFLPFSRTGDSPVQWIQLLHALDQQDIPGWPLLSPLKVQAQKCDKCSREFCSPINYRRHIRVHHRLKKLDKDSAKNRDLLAAFWDKLSEDEAKEVVSFKDVLLEGVPGSSVIKSLTTHVKRQGFSALPQVCLRAGSALLDLVQARPSIFPISSQELFSILDDASERTFLCGAAVSMQKYIFDGEAGKIGLETKNLVACTSFLVEQKLVKEWLADKDAEALRCQKLLVEEEEAAQKRQVELLERKRQKKLRQKEQKAKEQRHWELEESKPNMDDLLEVNTLAETSSPSAVDSDGQNPLMSTDQIIPSVEPNLFSKLEENVDYEIQTGFSNGYSDPGISQNIERRTEQVGHRHIVVARRQTPPNSQRGVLNDFHASQNSHGFKCGGINKHGTNRERFAPIGNGNKIWSQKPKAVNEGESLKIRMEKQAANQLNQNKNHELLIGSISVTLENYSNHDGNNLAEACDRSLAECRIPKNNVQEKSSKLDPVQGVTNRSTIKFWRPVSRHESKSSSPVQNGASESEVQVIAEKDGARTSSNETCLRSCSTDGIDGVVSMDLISTLKESVQPESSQFDSHTAKAILAQRWKEALAGEHVTLVLTPNLDPPGCSEIEADSSEKLVVKARAFEASTAGPARGKFRRKPEKGAKIKYIPKQRSAT from the exons ATGCCAGTTGCAAAACTCAAGGCAGCCAATTCTGCAAATTTAATGAAATCAGAGGATCTAAATGATTCTTTGGACACCTTCATCAGACAAGCTATTGGAAAAGAACCTTTCCTTCCCTTCTCAAGGACTGGTGACAGCCCGGTTCAATGGATTCAATTGCTCCATGCCTTAGACCAACAAG ATATCCCTGGCTGGCCATTACTCTCTCCTCTGAAGGTGCAGGCGCAGAAGTGTGATAAGTGTTCACGAGAATTTTGTTCACCCATTAACTATAGAAGGCATATACGTGTGCACCATAGATTGAAAAAACTTGATAAG GATTCTGCTAAAAATAGGGATCTATTAGCAGCATTTTGGGATAAG CTATCAGAGGATGAGGCAAAGGAAGTCGTATCATTCAAGGATGTCTTACTGGAg GGAGTTCCAGGATCTTCAGTTATAAAATCATTGACTACACATGTAAAGAGGCAGGGGTTTTCTGCTTTGCCACAAGTTTGCTTGAGGGCAGGTTCTGCTCTTCTG GACCTTGTGCAAGCTAGACCTTCAATATTTCCAATATCTTCACAGGAACTATTTAGCATCCTTGATGATGCAAGTGAAAGGACTTTTCTTTGTGGCGCAGCTGTGTCAATGCAAAAATACATTTTTGATGGTGAAGCAGGAAAGATTGGTCTTGAAACCAAAAATTTGGTTGCTTGTACCAGCTTCTTGGTGGAACAGAAATTG GTTAAAGAATGGCTTGCGGATAAAGATGCTGAAGCTTTGAGGTGCCAGAAGTTACTGGTGGAGGAGGAAGAAGCTGCCCAGAAGAG GCAAGTCGAGCTTCTTGAGAGAAAGAGACAGAAAAAGCTTAGGCAGAAAGAGCAGAAAGCAAAGGAACAAAGACACTGGGAGTTGGAAGAAAGTAAGCCGAACATGGATGACCTGTTGGAGGTTAACACTCTTGCTGAAACATCCAGCCCATCTGCTGTTGATTCTGATGGACAAAATCCCCTCATGTCCACGGATCAAATTATCCCATCTGTGGAGCCCAATCTTTTTTCCAAGCTTGAAGAGAATGTAGATTATGAAATTCAAACGGGGTTCAGCAATGGATATAGTGATCCAGGAATTAGTCAGAATATTGAAAGACGAACGGAACAAGTTGGACATCGGCATATAGTTGTCGCTCGACGACAGACTCCGCCTAATTCACAACGAGGTGTCCTTAATGATTTCCATGCTAGTCAGAATTCTCATGGATTTAAATGCGGAGGCATTAACAAGCATGGAACAAACAGGGAAAGGTTTGCTCCGATAGGTAATGGTAATAAAATCTGGAGCCAAAAACCTAAAGCAGTAAATGAAGGGGAGAGTTTGAAAATTAGAATGGAGAAACAAGCAGCAAATCAACTGAATCAAAATAAGAACCATGAGCTTTTAATTGGTTCTATATCTGTCACGCTTGAAAATTATAGCAATCACGATGGAAACAATCTAGCTGAAGCATGTGACAGGAGCCTGGCTGAATGTCGAATACCAAAGAACAATGTTCAGGAGAAATCCAGCAAACTCGATCCTGTTCAGGGTGTTACGAACCGATCGACTATAAAGTTTTGGAGGCCAGTGAGTCGACATGAAAGCAAAAGTTCATCGCCAGTCCAAAATGGTGCTAGTGAATCTGAAGTGCAAGTGATTGCTGAGAAAGATGGAGCGCGTACCTCTTCCAATGAAACCTGTTTAAGGTCCTGTTCAACAGATGGTATTGATGGTGTGGTAAGCATGGATCTCATTTCAACGTTGAAGGAAAGTGTACAACCAGAGAGCTCGCAGTTCGACAGTCATACTGCCAAGGCCATTCTTGCTCAGA GGTGGAAGGAAGCTCTTGCAGGCGAACACGTGACATTGGTTCTCACCCCGAACCTTGATCCTCCAGGGTGCTCAGAAATTGAAGCTGATTCATCCGAAAAGTTGGTGGTTAAGGCAAGGGCTTTCGAGGCTTCAACTGCCGGACCTGCCCGAGGCAAGTTCAGAAGAAAGCCGGAAAAGGGTGCAAAGATAAAGTACATTCCGAAACAAAGATCCGCCACCTAA